Within Acidobacteriota bacterium, the genomic segment CGAAGTAGCGTTCGCCTTCCTTCGGCGGCCGGATCTGCCCGCTCACCGTGTCGCCGGTGTGCAGGTCGAACTTGCGGATCTGCGACGGCGAGACGTACACGTCGTCGGGACCGGCCAGGTAGTTGTAGTCGGGCGCGCGGAGGAACCCGAACCCGTCGGGCAGCACTTCGAGCACACCCTCGGAGAACAGCATGCCGCTCTTCTCCGCGCGGCCGCGCAGGATCTCGAAGATCAGATCCTGCTTGCGCAGGCCCGTGGCGCCGGGAATGTCGAGGTCCTTGGCCACCTGCGTGAGCTCCTGCACGCTCATCTCCTTGAGCGTGGACAGGTTCACCACTTCGGCGTCGGACCCGCCCATGCGCGCCTCGATCGCCTCGTAATCCTCCTCGGGCGCGGGACGATGGCCCGGCGGATGCGGCTCCTGCGGCTGATGGCGGTCGCCACGACGGCCATCACCGCGGCGCTGTCCGCGCTTGCGGCCTTCACCTTGCCGGCCATGCTGCCGGCCCTGCTGCTGACGATGCTGCTGCGGGGGCCTGGCGGTGGCGGGAGGCGTCTGGGGAGTGTCGGAGGTAGACGGCGGAGCCGCTACGGAGGCGTCAGCAGGCGGACGATTGTGGTCCACAGATTTTCCAGTCCTTCGCCGGTGAGCGCCGACACTGGCGTCACCGGGGTGTTCAACGATGTTTCCCATGCACGTAGATTGCGCACCCGCTCGGTGCGCGACAGCTTGTC encodes:
- a CDS encoding Rho termination factor N-terminal domain-containing protein, encoding MNLSTLKEMSVQELTQVAKDLDIPGATGLRKQDLIFEILRGRAEKSGMLFSEGVLEVLPDGFGFLRAPDYNYLAGPDDVYVSPSQIRKFDLHTGDTVSGQIRPPKEGERYFALIKVEAVNFEPPERTRGKVFFENLTPLYPQERITLETAGDNLSARVLDLMAPIGKGQRGLIVAPPRTGKTMLLQNVANSITANHPEVYLIVLLIDER